The following coding sequences lie in one Babylonia areolata isolate BAREFJ2019XMU chromosome 7, ASM4173473v1, whole genome shotgun sequence genomic window:
- the LOC143283863 gene encoding protocadherin-9-like: MVPLTTIRPRGPSHPTLTSPRGGTHTFRMEGARPWVAALLLISCLVSGVLSSSPIVFHVSEELPSGTLVGNVRTASNISQEVDDGDRDRLQFHILSGDGLRITSIFSINSRTGAIFTNAMMDREQLCDRNPLCQLEFDVTVKIDTNFLKLLTVRVIVDDVNDNAPTFPKGEITLTVSESAPVNSEIPISGALDRDAGINSTISYSLQVSSVFGLKEVKQLDGSSALRLVVQRSLDREAVASYTFLILAADGSGPSALTGTLTVSLSVSDVNDNVPVFSRDSFNLTVMETAPVGTVFGHVAASDGDVGRNGQLTYRFSLLTSSEVTDLFSLNSTSGEVSVAGVLQYESGRIFQCVVVVMDLGVPPQVSQASLRIHVQDAGNTPPKLDLILAEPVYGDQSAMLSEDVQVGTFVGTLKAEDLDEGPEGQVNCSSQDPHFFLQDLDTKRYGIVLSQTLDREEQQEMRVVLLCRDNGDPQLTSSTVFKIIVLDVNDNAPKFGQQVFRTSLTENGGGEQFVTRVVATDDDDSTNNVITYSLDPQSALLFSVDSVTGRITTLSVFDREVTPYVTLTVYARDSGNPALTGSASVSVRIADVNDNAPYVNRSDYYISENLPVGSDLNVLLGDQDQGENGTVVVTLAQGADLDTLPFDVLTNGSLRLRSALDREVRSTYVIPLVLTDLGTPPLSSTATLTIQVVDSNDHTPLFLFPTAGNDTVTVLVDSPVGSPVCQIKAEDSDMGLNGVVTFTIRGGNSGQWLAINNLTGDIFTIRPLTSLAGSTLELQVSASDQGTPPLVSHSVLQVILRTNHSGLMTGRADNGEEDRYVIIAGIMAGVTFLIAVVVIAVILHMRHSDSRRHAAMMAVRSKAGRVVVEEGGPVGVAWPKGTVLIDTSSKSGNYASSPSPVVVEGVRAGQGQGQGQRGNVELSAVCSGGSIGTQEESGGGGGGGGGGQGVNVGDVMALQQCHPSFAAGFPEGLQRLVSEDHNSDASGESTACDSGRGASDEEIVYPVPGKNSGKSFRSTPSPHPATTAALYRLSVVT, translated from the exons ATGGTGCCCTTGACGACTATCAGGCCACGCGGACCCAGCCACCCGACACTGACCTCCCCGCGCGGAGGAACTCACACCTTCAGGATGGAAGGTGCCAGACCCTGGGTGGCAGCCCTCCTGCTGATATCATGCCTGGTCAGCGGGGTACTGTCTTCTTCGCCTATCGTCTTCCACGTGTCTGAAGAACTGCCTTCAG GCACCCTGGTGGGCAACGTAAGGACGGCCAGCAATATCAGCCAGGAGGTGGATGACGGGGACAGGGACAGGCTGCAGTTCCACATCCTGTCGGGCGACGGGTTGAGGATCACCTCCATCTTCAGCATCAACAGCAGGACGGGCGCCATCTTCACCAACGCCATGATGGACCGGGAACAG CTCTGTGACCGGAACCCATTGTGCCAGCTGGAGTTTGACGTCACGGTCAAAATCGACACCAATTTCCTCAAACTTCTCACTGTGCGCGTCATCGTGGATGACGTCAACGACAACGCCCCCACCTTTCCCAAAGGGGAGATCACTCTGACGGTGTCGGAGTCTGCCCCTGTCAACTCGGAGATTCCCATCTCTGGTGCTCTGGACAGAGATGCCGGCATCAACTCCACCATCAG CTACTCCCTACAGGTTAGCAGCGTGTTCGGGCTGAAGGAGGTGAAGCAGCTGGACGGGTCGTCGGCCCTGAGGCTGGTGGTGCAGCGCTCCCTGGACCGTGAAGCCGTGGCCTCCTACACCTTCCTCATCCTGGCCGCGGATGGTTCCGGACCCTCCGCCCTCACCGGGACCCTCACCGTCAGCCTGTCGGTGTCCGACGTCAACGACAACGTGCCAGTCTTCAGCAGGGACAGCTTCAACCTGACGGTGATGGAGACGGCACCCGTCGGCACCGTGTTCGGCCACGTGGCGGCCTCCGATGGTGACGTTGGTCGCAACGGGCAGCTGACCTACCGCTTCAGTCTGCTCACCAGCTCGGAGGTCACCGACCTCTTCAGCCTCAACTCCACATCGGGGGAGGTGTCGGTGGCGGGGGTCCTGCAGTACGAGTCAGGCCGGATCTTCCAGtgcgtggtggtggtcatggacCTCGGGGTACCTCCGCAGGTCTCCCAGGCCAGCCTCCGCATCCACGTGCAGGACGCGGGCAACACTCCGCCCAAACTGGATCTTATCCTGGCCGAGCCCGTGTACGGCGACCAGTCCGCCATGCTGTCGGAGGACGTGCAGGTGGGCACCTTTGTGGGCACGCTTAAGGCCGAGGATCTTGACGAGGGTCCAGAGGGACAGGTGAACTGCTCCAGCCAGGACCCCCACTTCTTCCTGCAGGACCTGGACACCAAGCGGTACGGCATCGTGCTCAGCCAGACACTGGACCGCGAGGAGCAGCAGGAGATGAGGGTCGTCCTTCTGTGCAGGGACAACGGGGACCCCCAGCTGACCTCCTCCACGGTCTTTAAGATCATCGTGTTGGACGTCAACGACAACGCCCCTAAGTTCGGCCAGCAGGTGTTCCGCACCTCCCTCACAGAGAACGGCGGCGGCGAGCAGTTCGTGACGCGCGTGGTGGCCACGGATGATGACGACAGCACCAACAATGTCATCACCTATTCCCTGGATCCCCAGTCCGCCCTCCTCTTCTCCGTGGATTCCGTGACGGGCAGGATCACCACCCTCAGCGTCTTTGACCGTGAGGTCACTCCTTACGTCACGCTGACGGTGTACGCCAGGGACTCCGGTAACCCAGCCCTCACTGGTTCCGCTTCTGTGTCTGTCAGAATCGCTGACGTCAACGACAACGCGCCTTACGTCAATCGGAGCGATTACTACATCAGTGAGAACTTGCCCGTGGGCAGCGACCTCAACGTCCTTCTGGGGGACCAGGACCAAGGGGAGAACGGGACGGTGGTGGTGACCTTGGCACAGGGCGCTGACCTTGACACCCTGCCTTTCGATGTCTTGACCAACGGCTCCCTCAGGTTGCGTTCAGCGTTGGATAGGGAGGTGCGGTCCACCTACGTCATCCCCCTGGTTCTGACGGACCTGggcaccccgcccctctcctccaccGCCACCCTCACCATTCAGGTGGTGGACAGCAATGaccacacccccctcttcctcttccccaccgCCGGCAACGACACGGTCACTGTTCTGGTGGACAGTCCTGTGGGCTCCCCCGTGTGTCAG ATCAAGGCAGAGGACAGCGACATGGGTCTGAACGGCGTGGTGACCTTTACCATCAGGGGCGGTAACTCGGGCCAGTGGCTGGCCATCAACAACCTGACGGGCGACATCTTCACCAtccgccccctcacctccctggCGGGGTCCACCCTAGAGCTCCAGGTGTCGGCCTCAGACCAGGGAACGCCGCCTCTTGTTTCCCACAGCGTCCTGCAG GTGATCCTCCGCACCAACCACTCCGGGCTGATGACAGGAAGGGCAGACAACGGCGAAGAGGACAGATACGTCATCATTGCCGGCATCATGGCCGGTGTCACTTTcctcatcgccgtcgtcgtcatcgccgtcATCTTGCACATGCGCCACTCTGACTCCAGGCGCCATGCAGCGATGATGGCGGTCAGGAGCAaggcggggagggtggtggtggaggagggggggccgGTGGGGGTGGCCTGGCCCAAGGGGACGGTACTCATTGACACCAGCAGCAAGTCCGGCAACTATGCGTCGTCCCCCTCccctgtggtggtggagggggtccgtgcgggtcagggtcaaggtcaaggtcagagggGCAATGTGGAACTGTCTGCCGTCTGTAGTGGTGGCAGCATTGGCACCCAGGAggagtctggtggtggtggtggtggtggaggtggtgggcagGGCGTGAACGTTGGAGACGTCATGGCCCTACAGCAGTGTCACCCGTCTTTTGCTGCGGGCTTTCCTGAG GGACTTCAGCGACTGGTCAGCGAGGATCACAACAGCGACGCCTCAGGGGAGAGCACTGCATGTGACAGCGGACGAGGTGCGAGTGATGAGGAGATTGTCTACCCTGTGCCTGGAAAGAACTCAGGcaa GTCCTTCcgatccaccccctccccgcatccCGCCACGACAGCCGCTCTCTACCGCCTCTCAGTGGTCACGTGA